The Tenebrio molitor chromosome 2, icTenMoli1.1, whole genome shotgun sequence DNA segment TCTCCGTGACAATATTAACATTTCCAGAAGCTGGCATGGTAATTTACATGAGCATCCAATACTGGGTAAGcctctcttcttcttcttccaaCAACCGAAgctgatacttttgttccagaGAATCGAAACACTCTACGGAGTGACAGAATTGGCCAGCTGGCTCGTTAGGATACTAGTTAATGTgatacaattaattttaattcagtCGCTGTACACGTCCTGGAAAGATGAAGAACTTGTGGAGAAAAGACTACAAGATTTAAACATGACAGCAATACCGATACCGCGAGAATCGCTGCAATCACTGAACAGTCAGTATTACCAAAACAACGCCTACGACAATTCTTCGGAAGAACTCAACATGACTCTCAAGAGGTAccacaacaaataaaataaagacatCTAGCTTCACTACTGTTGTAGGGCTGCATCCAACCCCCAGATCTGGAACGGCTCCGTACCCAATAACCTGATGGCTTCTCTTCAGTTTGACGGCTTCCAGTTTTGCACAACACAAAGCGAATTCAACGCTAGCATTTTCATGCCGAATTTTGTCAACGACATTAACATGAGTACTTAGTAAGATGCTTGTACAGCGCTTGGGATTAATCGTGTTTTTGTAGGTAAAAAAGCTCAGTCTTTGATGGACTTAAGAATACTTGACGACAGTCCAGATAAAGCCAATTATCCGTCGATGACAGCGAAAACCATTACAGACACGAGCAGTGCAATTATTCCCAACTTTGATTCGAACCATCCTAGAATACACAAATGTGCTTCGGTTGATGCTCTCAACGACATCAACAAATCTGGACACGTTATAAAAAACAGAACAGGATTCTACGCACAGTCGATACCAAATTATAGCGTTCCGATTTATTATGGACCTTTGGACGGTCCAGATTTCTTGATATACAAGAAACAAGTAGACAAATTGAGCAGCAAAAATTCGTTAAGCAATGCTTCAGCTGACGACGTTCAGAAATATAGAGATGTCGCTTTGTAATGTGACGTATAAAGGTTGTTCGGTTTGAATTTATACTTACCAAATTGTGCCATTTTGTCAACTTAGATCTGTAGAGTTATGTTACAGTGTAGAACAAATGATGATGTTCAAAAACGTAAAATGGTTGTGTTTtagtaaattatatttttgtacataCATTACTGTGAATATTAAACTTTATCGTTTTAACAATCATTTAGTTGACTGATGTTGCCCATGGTGGTGTCATTGGTTGTGGGTTCTGGAGGTAAGACATAACTATGGCGGAAATCGACAACATGAACGAGCTTAAAATCTGAAACAGATACATCATTATTACAACCACATAAATCATGTTACTGTTATATTAACGACTGTCGTTTTTTGCAGTAATGATTACGCAAAcaacaattttacaaattaaacaacaaactTAAGACTGCTTTCGCAGTTGACAGACCGTGTGATTTCACGTGAGAGTTTCCTAAtttgttacaaaatatttctacAATAGtaactaaatattttaaaaaactgacATGTTGCAAATACAAAAACTTAACGTGGTTCTTATCAAATTTACAAGTCCGCCAGCGTGCCGCTTCACTGGATCTTCGTAATTTCTTCAAGAAGACTGTGATAAAGAAATCCATGCGGACTCTTTCCAAGAACAAGCTAATATGTTATGTGaaagataaatatgtaaatagaattactgaaaaaaaagCCTGAACACGGCTTCTCTGAAATCGTTTTGCAGTCTTGTGTgcacatatttatttattacgcGATTTAACCAGTCATAGTTTGTTTAAATGTTAAGCCACGTTCACACACTGGTAGCTTACTCACAAggcttgttttattattattaccccACCAATTTTCCACTGGTATTCTGAATATAGCATTatcaaaaatcaaagatatacTTTCACTTTTTGTGCACTATTgtgattatttaattttgctcTGTAAATGAGATATTGTATTGTATAGGAGCGCTTAAACCATGCACGTTCCGAATGAGGGTGACAACATAAGAAGTTAAAGATTATAGTCTCAgcattgtttgttttattggcGACAAAGAATTTAGGAGCAATAGgttttttttggaatattaaaaaatattctgatTACATAATAAGTAAACCctgttcaaaagtcaaaaaactATTGTGGGGCAAATAacacaaatttttgttgtggCATCGATGCTATTAAGAGGTGCTATTTCAACCCTCTCATTAGTGCAATAGGAtgctatagtttgtccagtgAGAGACTGGTTGAcacaaaaatcacaaaattcttcatagagaaagtagtacctagcgcacgtaaaatatgaaatatatgcttcaagcagtaacatttttgccctgaaattatacTCTAATCAATGAATTCTATGTAGTGCAATTTGTaatgttgggttaatttaataaaatttaaaatctcccaatctctcgctggacgaagtttagTTGCTTGGTATGGGTTGGAATAGTTCTGCTGATTCTTAATGACTGTTTGGTGGTTTGAtcgttttgtttcttttttttttgctttgtcTTTTACTTGGTTGACCTGTAattgggacatcctgttggtCAACTTGtccaaataataacaatagtAATAAGACACATTTCTCATGACATTTTATATTACTTATCACAGTGACAGATAAGTAATTTCCACCACAatagttttttgatttttgaacagcgttcaaacaccgttcacgttgttttggcataaataggagccatgatttatttttttaacgttgaacacACTGATTTCCGTCACCAAAATGCCTGTCATGCAGACCTATCAAAacgaacataacatgttgccgaatttccCGCGATAAATGAGTATTACCTATTCTTCTATTACAAACTactaaaactgacaacaatgcactagcattgacgctatttataacatcaaacttagaaaaacataatctAATTTAATAGACAGCTTTACCaccaaaatttccatggccttcTCCActatgccaaaacaacatgaatgcattttagttggacaatttgtaaaataaagtaGCAGgctttgaaacaaatgaagaAGCTACTGTCAACAAAAATTCATATTGTAATAAGCTGTTATTTAGAATTTTGTAATTGCCCTGAACAACGAaagtcagaattccttagAAACTGTATTTACGCGGTCCTTGAAAAATGGCCTAAAGCTGAAGTGGTCACCCATTTCTAaggaagaaaataataataaagcgTTATGAAGAATGAAAACTGACTAAAAAAACGGACAATCAGAaagtgaattaaaaatgcacgACCTGGCAGTCCGGCATTTTTAAAAGTGTAGTATGAATGAGTGGTCCCCGCggagcgctagtgtacgggcgtTTTTTAgggatattatttattttaagtttttgtcaccgagaatttttcttgttcaaatgacattttgaatttggaGTCAAAAAACCTTTTGTTTTTTGctgctttgaaattaaattcgtgaatCTATTCCTTATTGTCCGTTGTTTTTGTGTTAAGTGTTGTTATTGTTCTTTGTTATATTGCGCACTAATGATTATTTAAGCGTGAAGCGTTCGTTTTGTGGCGCCCTCCTCGGCCGAACTTGATTCTTTCTcgcaaacattttcaattttcataaagcATTTCTCAcgaaatgaacaggccggttataatacagcagaTCGTGGAAAAATCCCACAAAGATGCACTGAAAAACAGTTGAAACTAATTTCTGTAAGTTGCAGAAACGAGACAAATTCTCAAAATGTTTAGAGAAAGTTTTTATCTTGCACAATGGAAAATACTTCACtattggaaaaacaaatattgCGTCGGGTAGGTACTATACAAAAAACAAGAGCTTAGCTCCCAGTGAAGACTACTTTTGAGACAGACAAACAGAAGTGTTGTCTTTCTCTTGATATCGATCGAGTTCGTGACGTTGTGATCAATGTTAATGTTCACATTAATCAAAACAAGTGATCGCGGCTGCTATTTCATTTCCCCAAAGATTTGAATCCTAATATTCCCAAGGGTCACCCGATTGAGGAGttttgggtaaaacctttggTAAAACTGAGTAATTAAGTATAAGAGGCAGAGAAGCAAATCTGctgaaaaagaacaaaatGAAGTAGATCAATTAGGTAGTCATCCGGAATCCGAGATATGAAGAAAACAAAGCCATTTGTAATTCTGAAGTAGTTCAAATTTATCGTTAAATTTCTCTATTTAGTTTTGCATCAAACATTACTTTCCCAAACTGTTCTTTACTAAAAAATGgatacaacaataaaaatacaatttaattaagtatgtGAAAGTTaaattcgtttaaaatttcattttaaatttatcattcTTATTACAAAGAATCTTCTAATACGAAAAATCACGACTTTTCTTATCATTttagtttaataataattttagtttgtttGGAACGTTCTGTGCCTTACGTTTCTCCTGTACTTCACAGACTATTGTCTAtctaatatatttatttgcaataattttaagATTACTTTCTCATAGAATTTCTAAAATTATAACCTTTtgcaagttttaaattaaaactgacAGCAGCGTAACATACTATTACTGCCATGGCACCTAACCCTTCTTGGTGAGAAATGTTAATCAGATGTTAATTATAGTGATTTATTGAATGGTTTCTTCTTCCTCAATTTTCATAATATTAGAAGTACCGACGTTTTTACCTGTTTGGT contains these protein-coding regions:
- the Rcd6 gene encoding uncharacterized protein Rcd6 isoform X1, with the protein product MALVESCFCCSLAIASGFFAVYLLIAYLIAFAFELLWILESLVALPAAAVLLCAGYFTMALFAALLIHGLATKNTLCLIAWMFSVTILTFPEAGMVIYMSIQYWRIETLYGVTELASWLVRILVNVIQLILIQSLYTSWKDEELVEKRLQDLNMTAIPIPRESLQSLNSQYYQNNAYDNSSEELNMTLKRAASNPQIWNGSVPNNLMASLQFDGFQFCTTQSEFNASIFMPNFVNDINMSKKAQSLMDLRILDDSPDKANYPSMTAKTITDTSSAIIPNFDSNHPRIHKCASVDALNDINKSGHVIKNRTGFYAQSIPNYSVPIYYGPLDGPDFLIYKKQVDKLSSKNSLSNASADDVQKYRDVAL
- the Rcd6 gene encoding uncharacterized protein Rcd6 isoform X2, yielding MALVESCFCCSLAIASGFFAVYLLKNTLCLIAWMFSVTILTFPEAGMVIYMSIQYWRIETLYGVTELASWLVRILVNVIQLILIQSLYTSWKDEELVEKRLQDLNMTAIPIPRESLQSLNSQYYQNNAYDNSSEELNMTLKRAASNPQIWNGSVPNNLMASLQFDGFQFCTTQSEFNASIFMPNFVNDINMSKKAQSLMDLRILDDSPDKANYPSMTAKTITDTSSAIIPNFDSNHPRIHKCASVDALNDINKSGHVIKNRTGFYAQSIPNYSVPIYYGPLDGPDFLIYKKQVDKLSSKNSLSNASADDVQKYRDVAL